Proteins found in one Pararge aegeria chromosome 12, ilParAegt1.1, whole genome shotgun sequence genomic segment:
- the LOC120627930 gene encoding glucose dehydrogenase [FAD, quinone], which translates to MAITCDCPMAQPGPTLAATCGGGAFMLFMGLLEVFLRSQCDLEDPCGRAQYRRNMDSVYDFIVVGGGSAGSVVAARLSEVPEWRVLLLEAGFDEPTGAQVPSMFLNFIGSSIDWGYQTEPEPAACLGEKDKKCYWPRGKVLGGTSVMNGMMYIRGSRKDYDSWAAAGNEGWAYEDVLPYFLKSEDNKQVEEMDRGYHATGGPLTVSQFPYHPPLSYSLIKAGEELGYQAVDLNGERHTGFSIAQTTNRNGSRLSVARAFLRPAKHRQNLHVMLNATVTKVLINQTTRQAYAVEVRNSFGGTEVIFANNEIIVSAGAVASPQILQLSGIGDPEVLSRAGVKLVHKLPAVGRNLHNHVAHFLNFHVNDNNTAPLNWATAMEYLLFRDGLMSGTGISEVTALINTKYSNPKDDNPDVQLFFSGFLADCAKTGMVGEKLGNGSRSVQMFPAVLHPKSRGKLEIGSADPFAYPKIYANYLTHPDDVKTLVEGIKFAVKLSETKALKKYGMKLDKTPVKGCEKIKFGCDAYWECAVRMQTAPENHQAGSCKMGPRGDPTAVVDNFLQVQGIDRLRVADASIMPAVTSGNTNAPTVMIGERAADFIKKRWLGATNAPYPLSNEGGVSNLLSVSESRYPGWQLWG; encoded by the exons tatCGACGTAACATGGACTCAGTGTACGACTTTATTGTCGTCGGTGGCGGATCAGCCGGTTCCGTGGTAGCAGCGCGTTTGTCCGAGGTGCCGGAATGGAGGGTTCTTCTTCTGGAAGCTG GTTTCGATGAGCCTACTGGTGCACAAGTGCCGTCTATGTTCCTGAACTTCATAGGATCCAGTATTGACTGGGGATACCAAACTGAACCCGAACCGGCTGCTTGTCTTGGTGAAAAGGATAAGAAATGTTACTGGCCAAGAGGAAAG gTACTGGGTGGTACATCGGTAATGAATGGTATGATGTATATAAGAGGTTCCCGCAAGGACTACGACAGTTGGGCGGCAGCTGGAAATGAAGGGTGGGCGTACGAAGACGTGCTGCCCTACTTCCTTAAATCAGAAGACAACAAGCAGGTAGAAGAGATGGACCGGGGCTATCACGCCACCGGCGGACCCTTGACAGTATCGCAGTTCCCTTACCATCCACCTTTGAGTTACAGTCTTATTAAAGCTGGAGAGGAATTAG GGTATCAGGCAGTTGACTTAAACGGCGAACGTCATACAGGGTTCTCCATTGCTCAAACTACCAATCGCAACGGATCACGTTTAAGCGTGGCTCGGGCTTTCCTCCGTCCAGCCAAGCATCGCCAAAATCTCCACGTGATGCTTAACGCTACGGTCACCAAAGTACTGATCAACCAGACCACCAGACAAGCTTACGCGGTGGAAGTGAGAAACAGTTTTGGCGGCACTGAAGTCATATTTGCGAACAATGAAATCATTGTAAG CGCCGGTGCAGTAGCATCTCCCCAAATTCTTCAATTGAGCGGAATAGGCGATCCTGAAGTATTATCTCGTGCGGGGGTCAAACTGGTCCACAAATTGCCAGCTGTGGGTCGCAACCTGCACAACCATGTGGCTCACTTCCTGAACTTCCACGTCAACGATAACAATACGGCACCTCTTAATTGGGCAACCGCTATGGAGTATTTACTGTTCAGAGATGGACTAATGTCTGGAACTG GTATATCTGAAGTTACAGCTCTCATCAATACGAAGTATTCAAACCCGAAAGATGACAACCCCGATGTCCAACTCTTCTTCAGTGGCTTCCTAGCGGATTGTGCGAAGACAGGCATGGTGGGAGAAAAACTCGGAAATGGGTCCCGCAGTGTCCAGATGTTCCCTGCCGTTCTTCATCCGAAAAGCAGAGGCAAGCTTGAGATAGGCAGTGCTGACCCATTTGCCTACCCCAAAATTTATGCAAA ttATCTAACACACCCAGACGACGTCAAAACATTGGTCGAGGGTATTAAATTTGCGGTGAAACTATCAGAAACGAAAGCACTTAAGAAGTATGGAATGAAACTCGACAAAACACCAGTAAAAGGCTGCGAGAAAATCAAGTTTGGATGCGACGCATACTGGGAATGTGCGGTGCGGATGCAAACTGCCCCTGAGAATCATCAGGCTGGATCCTGCAAAATGGGACCAAGGGGCGATCCTACTGCTGTAGTAGATAATTTTCTGCag GTGCAAGGCATCGACAGGCTGCGTGTGGCGGACGCCAGTATAATGCCGGCGGTAACTTCAGGCAACACAAACGCCCCTACCGTTATGATCGGGGAGCGCGCTGCAGATTTCATCAAAAAGCGCTGGTTGGGAGCAACCAAT GCTCCTTATCCACTGAGTAACGAGGGTGGTGTGTCAAACTTGCTATCGGTTAGCGAATCCCGGTATCCAGGGTGGCAACTGTGGGGCTGA